The Apus apus isolate bApuApu2 chromosome 4, bApuApu2.pri.cur, whole genome shotgun sequence genome contains the following window.
AAATAGACCCATGATGCCAATGATACCTGACAATGTGCCTTTCCAGTCTACTGTTCCATAGGCCAAAGGTCTGGCTGTGGTGTGGCAGAGAAGCAGGCAAAACGTGCTCAGTCCCTTGCTCACAGCCACACCACACTGTCCTTAATGTAAAGGGGAGCATTTGATGTGAACTTACTGATggagaaaaagactgaaattcaCTGTGACATccaggatgtatagtgcttgtctcgaacaatccaagagataagtgatgtacttaggcactcaggatatctgttgtctgtcttgagACATGTAAGAGTTAAACAAGatttgctgatggactaaaAGAGATGTCTCAGTAACCCACCAAACCATTTTACTTCCCTCCTACCCCCCcctgcaatgtgtacctgagaactggggagtttagtgtgggacacGCTAagattggagacaaaggagttctacagctggcactgggagcagaatgataaccaggccttgagtTTTCATGAAAACCACTGACTTAacaggaaaagataaagagTGGCAGTCTCAAGCTGCCTCCTAGAAACGAACCTCCattgcaataaactaatcctgtggtggcagttgtctcaacctcctcttttgcaaTGGCTGATCACATTAATTAGCCAAAGACTATCTGTAGGACATAGCTCAGGCACCAtaccccctcctccccccatcTCAGAGGAGCATGGAAAAgacagaaggattttctcacctGTACAGGGAGAAAAGTAGGGatgcagtgggcaagaactgtataaaaaccTGGAACACTATGAGTGCAGCGAAGCACTTCCCAACCAGGAACCATttccccaccgacgacatcgctggaccgtggtggtgACTATGCTCAggcttgctgtcctctgtatctctgctttctcctttcttttttgtctctgttttcctccccatcctatccgctctagggactttgttgtgttactccaGTAAAGTTTGTTGTGCACCTGACATCTAATCTCGTTTGCATCTTAACTTCACCATTTGGACTCACCTTTAAACCTTctcacaggtcctgccagacaacaaagggtgcagctgccgtgcggGTTatcccaggggagggaaggcagagtccagcctcaccagcctcccactggtgaggagtgttagaaagcaggggGGTTCTGCCCGATCTCTTGTAAGACCACACGCCAGCCCCAGTGACTATTTGTGCACCCGAtattgtgttatctttgttttgtcctggcaagatcataaaaaattgccatgTATCAGAACACCGGATCGTGACACTCACCCAGTGCTGCAGAGGCCTGCCCTAAAAGCTGAATGGCTCTAGTCTCCTCAAACTTTGCAAGACAATCAATCGTGTAGCATCTCTGCATCCTTCAAGGCAACACAGCCACAAGCGCGTTGTCTTCAAGATCCTCCCTACTGAGCTGAAacagcaccaccagcagccaAGAGTTTAAACCTCTTATACAATGCTATTCACCCTCTAGTGGCTGACACAAGACCTGTTTGCCTGTCCACAAATTTGGGTAACCTCTGGCCAGACAGGTAAATTCTGTCCAAGTCTGGATGGTGTTTTGCTCTTATAACAAGCCAATAACACTACATCAAAGCCAGTACATGAATACAAGGTCAGGGATCAGTATAACACATTCCAAAATAAAGGAGTCCCCATCTTACCATTGCATACTGTGACACAGGAAATCAAGAATTATTTGAAACAGAAGGCAAATTTTAACAGGTTTTATTTAACTTACATATAAATTATATTCCTGTGTGTCATGCATGCTTGTAGAGTTAGATACATCCCATTCCACCTTGAGTGAAGATgttaatttctttgaaaacacGGCAGAGAGATGATGAAGCTTGTGGCTTCATAAATAGGTGAGATGGCAGCTTAAAAGAAATACCCATCTGCTAGGCCAGctaaaccaaataaaatgtttttggcCAACAACATTGCTTCAGGTTTCCATAATTTCTCTCAGGAAAAGCCAGACAATGCTGACATGAGTGTAGTTTTGTCACAAGTAAGGGATTCAGACCCATCACATCCATCTGCACCACATTCCCAGTGGATTGAAAGGTCGTCTTTCAAGCCTTCCTTTTGACAGTCCCCATTTCTACTGCTTTGCATCACCAAGAGGCCTCAGAGCATGTAAAGTACATTGCTTCCAGAAGAAACTGGATCAGAAGGCTTGTTCCAGCTGCTATCAGGAAAACTCCACAAGGCAGTCAAAAGCAAAGGCTCCCAAAACAAGACTGAAGTGGGTCTTCAGTCCTGCTTCTCCTGGCTGTACTGTGCTGACACTCAACATTAAGGTGGATCAGGTACTATATCTCTCAAGTAGATTCTCGGAACTGGTAGCTCCTTAAGCAAATTTTGAATTCCCTTTTTCAGCCTTGTCTGCACTGGTTTGGAGAATTATATTTAGTGCAGCCCTTGATACAGAGCAAAATGCTTAAGGCTTTCTTATTTCATACCCCAAAGAAGCACAACTGGAAAGTTCATGGATGCAACATAAATTTATTTGACATCTACTTACCTGTTTTGAGAAACCAGTGAGGTAGCTGGGATTTGCAAGCCTAAAATATTAAGTTTCCCAGTTACAATGAAATTCTGCAGGATAAGGAAACCATTATGCCCTTTGAAAACCTAAACCTAAAGTGTTTTGGGAACTGGAAATCCATGACATTTTGTAATTATGCTTTTCTTCATGAAGATGAAATTTTATTCACTGCCCTGGTAAGATAATTGCTaccagcaagaaaaataaatcatatatACTTGTCATTCATAATTTTTAAGTTTCCTTTAGAAGGAAGATACTTCAAAGCCATGTTCCTTTTAAGGGACTAAAATGAGATTTGTTGGGTTCAACAGACTTACAGAACCAGTCTGGCACTATTTACTCCCTATGTAGAAATTAAGCCACTAGGTTTTGTTTTAGAAGCTCATAACATTCCACAAGAAAAtttccctcagaaaaaaaagaagtttcctTTACTCAAGTATAGAACATAAAATAGCTGCAGATCCTTGTCTTTCATGTAGACTGTTCTTTGCATACGCAAATATTCCAGTACCTCCATGGAGGCTCTAGAAAAGCATGGTTCTCTgcactgtaataaaaatacttctgctaGTTCAATGGATTGCTGCTCCTTTTAGCAGCATTTGCAGCAAGCTGCATAGTCCAGAGGGGATCCCCTGAACTGCTGTTGACTATGTCAACCGACTTGTACTCCATTTGGACAACACTTTGATGCTAAGGCTGTAATCACTGAGGGCCTGTTTCTCCCAGATCTTCTTACTGTGAGCATGCAAAAAGCCTGCTGTTTGCCTTTCTAGTCTGGCGTAAGATTCTTGCTTGCCATACTGCACCAGGTCCAAGTCCTAGCAGTGTGGCTGGTATCTCCTTTGCTCGGTTCTTTCTCCTCTGACCATAGAGGGAAAAGAGAGCAATTGAGTGGCACATTACCTAGCAACTAAGACCACAGCACTTGCTGTTGTCAGGATCAGCATACACACAAAGTGTTTGAAAAAGTCTGCAGACACACCAAAGAAAGCATCCTTACCAGGCATAGGCATGTTCTGCTGTTGGGGTATAGAAAATGTTTGAGATCTACCTGACAGAGAGAAACATGGGCTTCTGAAAACATTAAGTCAGAGAGAATATGGAGTTTGTGTGGTTGAGATGAAATGAGTTAGCTATGGTCTGGCAATGAACACAGACAATTCTTACTTCCTGTCAGAAGAGACATACATAAGATTACTGGGTCAGTCAGAAGCTCTTCCCTGCTATGAAAGAGACAGGTATTTCCACCATAACAcaatcttttttgttgttatgaATGCAGCTGAAGATAAATTGTAATAAGATAAATTATAATTACATACTCAAATTATAAAGACTTGAAAACACCATTCACAAGAATAAGCAGTTTAAGAAGGTTtgcttgttgtgtttttttgcagtGGTCATACTGTTACAATGCTCCATCCTGCACAAAAAGCCAAGGACTTTTATTTAGAACAATACAATCTGGAATGTTAAAAATGGGAATTAATTTTAGTCAAATACTCTAATATGACAACAGACTGGTATGAAAATAAAgtggtttttggttttaagCCTAGCAATCACTCTCACAGCAATTGCTGTGGTAAGGACTCTTCATACAAAGTGATAAATGGGAGCACATACACTTCTTCAAAGAAGGTGGACAGATGCTGGCGTTTTACACTGATTCCTTTTTCAAGACAACAGAGCAAGGAAAAGTTCTCTATTCTCCTAAATAACAGTCTTGACATGATACTGGGAACCAGGACTTCCATAAGccatcttcctttcttcattaGAGTGAGTATGCTCACTGGAATGATGCAGTTATAACTTATCTTGGATGCTGATAAATGACTGTTTGGGCTTAAAGACTTTGCCTGGATACACAAGTAGTGGCCAAGACATTTGGCCACAGAGAAGAAGGGGTCAGTATATTGCACACAGACCAAGGCAGTTGTCCCTTTGTCAGAGTACTTCCTGAAAAAATAGCTGTCCTGTGAATCAAGTCTGTTCCTGTCCAACTGTAGGCCAAACAAATTTCAAGTCCTAGACTACTCTGAGCTTGCTGGCACTTGATACATGATCACAAGCTAAGCCAGCAGATGTTCAGAGGGTAACCACAGAGCAGAATGTGTCAGAGGGGTAGCTGTACACAGCCCACAAAACTTTATCCTCCACAGGTTTCAAATGCCCGTTTTGGCGTAGATCCAGTTGCGATAGTAAGTCACTCGTGTGTACACTCCTGGTTTATTTTCCTTGCCACATTCATCTCCCCAGCTCACTATTCCCACAAGATACCAGATTCCTCTCGAGTTCACATTCACCAGTGGCCCACCAGAGTCaccctaaaaagaaaaatgtcaacaGGCAGGAACAAAGTAAACAGTGTTCACCTTGCTAATGTGGCAAGCCTCAAATTGCTCTGACAGACACTTGTTTCTAGACCACAGCTATAATTCAACCTCCACATGGTTTACTGACAAGACAGAGGCTGACAGCCTGTGTCTAATTCAGCCCCTCCCACTCTAGACCTTCACATCTGTATTCTCTCCCATGTGTGTTATATATAAAGCGCAAGCACCTAAGTGAAGTCTTCAGCCCATGAGCCATAAACTCCATTTACATCTTTCAGGAAACTGAACCCCATGAACTTAATCAAGATTCCTCAAAGTATATTCTATTTCTAGGAAACATGTCTGTGGAGAACAGCCTGacttctccccccacataagcCTAATTGGTCCGTGACAATGACTTTCCACCTCACTTATTTCCCTATTACTATTACCTATGAAGAGACTTACCTGGCAGGCGTCCACCTGCCCCTCCAAGTATCCAGCACACAACATTCCAGGTGATATGGCTCCACCATACACTTCTCTTCTATTACAAGTCGAAGTGCCTATAATTTTCACTTCCGCTTGTCGAAGGTTATTAACACCATAGCCTAGGAGAAGCGGCAATTAGAATTTGCAGACAAGGTATGCAACCTAAAACACTCAAGGATTAGGAGTAGCTAAATTTTCCTACAGCTTGTCTGCAATTACAGGCAATGAAGGGAGCTACCCAGACAATGTTTCAAGAATAAACAAGTTTCACTTCCCCTCCCACCCTAAAGTCCTTCagtttttcccttctccatctTTCATCCTCATCAGAAGCTCTTTAGCATAATGCCCAAAGGGATTTTTGTACATGTTTCAGTGTTGAATTCAACAATAAGATACAAGATATGTCCTTGATATCACTGGGAAGACCCATTTGGTTAACTGCAATCACTGCACACCCCAAGAATCTACCATGAAACACAGCCAATATAATTTGATTGCTCTCATAAGCAGATTTGCAGACCCATCATCTTAAAACTCACTGACACGGACTAATTTGAATGAAACTCACCCAAGTCATTGGATTAACTGAAGCCTGATTTATGACCaaagagagaataaggagacACTCACCATCATTCTCCATAGCTCCCCAACCTGTGACAAAACAGGTAGTGTTCTCTGGGAAATTGTGAGATGCTTCAGGAAGACAGACACTGTGCACATCACTCGTGAACTCAATAGGAGAGGCAAGTTGCACAACAGCCACATCATGTTCATGATCAAGGACGAAGTCGCTGTATTCTTCATGAACAATAATTCTTCGGACAAATCTTCTCTGTTTTGGAGGTCTCAGTAGAATTCCAAAGCTGGCAGTCCACCTCCGAGGATCTCTTCGTCTGTAAGGTATTTGAGGTTATGCCACAGCCACACAAAACAAGATCCCCAAACATTTGTCTAACATGACAGAGAAGAGCCAAACTGCATTATCTTTCAACAGGTACAGATGTTAGTGGTCCACAAAAGGTCAGCATGCCCAGCAGACCTAGGGCCTGTAGGATCAGCCAGGTACTGATGGCTTACCCTCTAAAGCAGTGGGCTGCAGTCACGAGCCAGGTATTACTGATCACCGACGCACCGCAGCGATGGATCCCATCGAGCTGAATACTGGCCTGCCACGGCCATTCCCCGTCCCGCGCACGCTGCCCACCGACTATTCTCTCTACTCCTGCGAAGGAGAATGCCTGTCTTCGTATCCCACAGCCTGtcaaagaaaaggcagctgtgCTTTAGCTGATTGAAGGAAATCAGTGTCGCTTTGGGAAAGGCCCACATGGCTGCTGGCACAGGCGTAAGAGGGCTGGGATGTCAAGAGACAGTCTTTGCTGAAAGCAGTGCCTCCAGAAGGAGTGAAACCAAGTGTCATGGTTACAAGCATCCCATGATAGATGTGGGGTAAACAAAGACATTTGGTTGAAGAGTCACTACTTTTCCATTAAGCCAATTTTCAGACACACAAGCCCATATGTATGGTTGTGTATCTGAGACACTGTTCATTTTCCCCAATTGTAACTGTTTacctagttaaaaaaaaaataaattgcctcTACAAACTTTGTTTGATATTTGACCAGAGCCGTACAGAGGGAAAGGCcatttgtgtgtctgtgcataCAGGTACACACACAGATTATTAGGCACAAAGACATGCACCGATAATTAACCTAAACATTTACATTCATATAGCTCTCACAATAATGACATGCAAGTTTCATTTAGAGACTAAACTACTCTTGGtactgtatgaaaaaaaaaaaaaagaacatccttagtttgcttttgattttttgtttgtttgtttgggttgtgttgttttgttttagtttttaagacttcttaaaaattgaaaatactgAGGAACTTCCACATAAACAACCATACCAGGGCAGCTCTAAGCTTTAATACACACATTACCACTAAAATATGCACAAAACAGATGCTACACATCCCTTGTGAACTCAGTGGAGACCATCTTCCCATTATTTGTAACATCCCACCTGTAGAACAAAGGCAAGACTAACATAGTCAGTATAGCTTTAAGTGTCACAGAATTCCTGAAGAATggtttgcaaaaaataaaataaaaaaacaggaaagggaCTGAGAACCTGCCCTGCTACAGGACTGGGCCACTGCCTTGCTCTCACTGTGGATAGTtgttctccctctcccaccctctGGCCTTTCTATATATATTGCAAAGTTTGGCTCAGATCTGACAGAAAGCTATTGCCAAACgtttctgcagaaaggaaagggcaggagggaaaatgtattttgaaggaTTCCAGCAAGAGCCTTGGCCCACACCAAATGAAGTCCTTGTGCAAAGCACACAAACAGCAGCTCATCTGTGTGTCCCTAGTTCCCATAACCAGCATTAAAGCAAGGGCTTCTCACCACCAAGTCAGGATGTCTGATTCTGCAAACAGTAAAGAGCCAGCCTGACTGCAGGAAAATGAGCTGCTGTCTTCCCTGGGTCATGCCCTTCCCTGGCTTTTTCATCTCAAAAGTCTAAGTATCCTGTAAACAGAGAAATTGTAGTACCATGTCCCTGGACCTTTTCTATAAAACATTTGTACTTACAGTTGTTTAAAAGGTTCTCCCCATTTTCCTTGTTCAACcctgaaatgaaaagcaaacaccaCAGTGACTATATCTCATACTGCTACATGATCTAGCACAGTCTCCCTCCCTGTACCCAGCAAACACAAATTAAATGGCTTGCATTGCTGCATGGAGTCACAGTATGATAAAAGGAGTAATTTGCTTTGGTGGGAGTTCAATTAAGCCTCTGTTGCTCACTGAAGGTGTAAGGTGAGAGGATACATCTTTCTCGCTCAATGCTAACAGAAACAGCAGGTGACTGCCAATAGGTCCAATTAACAGCTGTGCACAATGTAAATGCCTATATGCATTTGTTTGGTTTCAGTATGGCAAggtagtcacagaatcacagaattgttctagttggaaaagacctttaagaacatTGAGTCCcaccattaacctaactctaccaaccattaacccaagTTTACTAAGTCACATGCTTCAACCACATtctgaagcaccacatctattTTTAGTCTTCACAAATCCTCAGTGCTGAGATTGACTGGAGCTAAACCGTAATGTTACCAATTTCTTTCCTGTAGATTCTGATGGTAAGCAGTTGCAGATTCACGGAAGAGGATTTCTGCCTAGTGAACTTTGAGGTTCAGTTATAAACACTCACTACTGCAATCTTTTAAATAAGGAAACGAAATGGCAGGGGGTGGTGAAGGGAACCATCTCAGactggcatttttttaatagtttgaGGACTTTGCATTTCAGTATCTGGTGTTACAGGTTCTTGTCCAATTCACTGTATACCTTTTAAAGTAATCTGTGAACCCATAGTCACAAATCTtgaccttttaatttttttttaattaattttgggGCAGACTATCTCATTCAACAGAGCTAGGTCATGTAGCAAGACCCTGTGATGCACAGAGGAAGCTCACACTCATAAGTCAGTGCTAGAATGCTTTAGTTCCTCTCATGCTACTTCTTCCAAGTCCCCAGGCTGTCAGTGGTAACACACAATTTTGAgaaggcaaaagaagaaaacaataatagCCCATATTTGCATACTAAAATAAAGCTCATTACAGTAAGAGCAGCAAAGTATGAGGAAATCCCAAACCTAAGGCACTTGCCTGTGAGTCTAAGGGTAGACAGGTCAACATTCAGGAACGAAGAGGTTGTTTGTAGCCTTCTGCGCAACACACGGTTGACGTGACCCAAGCTTGTTGCCCTGCTGTCAGCTGAGGGAAATCTAAATACCAAAAGAACAGATGCAAGCACTCCACCAGGATCTGGGCtgcaaaccaacaaaaacaaagtgGTGTAATTCTCTCTTTGCTCACTAATcttctttgttctgctttgcacCATCGGCCTTCTTTTATACGACAACAGGTCTGGTCTGAACAGATGCATACAACAAATAGCATGGATGTGCACAAGGAAGATGACATGTCAGCAGGCAGCAACAGGCTTGTTGCTATAACAATGATCAGAGGACATTTTCTGGAAGCAGTGACAAGCAGTAAATctgagaaggagaggaaggatcACTCCCTTTAGCCTTCACACAGCTCAGTCAGTAGGACACAGATGGTAGTGGGAGCAATACAGTAGAAACTCTTCAACATATACCCACCAGGCCATTCCTAACAGCCATTCAAAAGACCTAGTTTAAAGTCACAGAAGTTTAAGAGGTCTTTTGGTACTTCTTCCCATTTAAGTCACTTGTCCATTTCTCAGCCAGTTAGCTCCATTGTATCTAGAGTCAAAATTTCAGCAATTTGAGTTATCAGAGCAAGCCATGATCACTTACTGTTAGTATAAAACATTTGGTCCAATACTTTAGACTAACAGTCTAAAGGAAAACCAACTTCAGCCTAGaggaaaagacagcagagaCGTAACTAAGCTGGTTCAGAACCTAGttgcaaaaaaaatgtaaaaacgAGTGAAAGTAAAAACAGGCTTGGAAGAGGTACACTGGTCAATCTAAAACATGAAAATTGGTTGCTTGAAGTCTAGCTCCCAAGTTCTGTCATTTCAGTTGATATACAATATTGGAGGCTTGTGGAAGAAACCACCAGCAGAAAACAATGTAGAGCAGTTTCAGGAATTTATTCAGTCcatgtagaatcatagaatcacagcatcatttagatcatcaagtccaaccataatccaaCTACTACAACTACTAAACTATATTCTGAAGCGCCACATCTAAAcacttcttgaacacctccagggatcaTGACTCTactacctctctgggcagcctgttccaatgcctcaccactctttcaataaagaaatttttcctaatatccaacctaaacttcccctggtaCAACTTAAACAACATAAACCATTAAACTTAAACAACTTAAACCATTAAACTTAAAcctctcatcctattgctagttacttgggagaagagaccaacactggcctctctacaacctcccttcgggtagttgtaga
Protein-coding sequences here:
- the LOC127384835 gene encoding LOW QUALITY PROTEIN: transmembrane protease serine 11E-like (The sequence of the model RefSeq protein was modified relative to this genomic sequence to represent the inferred CDS: substituted 1 base at 1 genomic stop codon), yielding MLRCCTVPCGVQDSASPRQKSFLLISLWXPEIVIQMERATNRVEPWKIAVIVVSVIVSLAIIIGLITVSLCRDQDRYYNASFLITNVNYDPQYERQTTEEFRHLSEEIETMIFAVFRRSFLSKRYIRSHVFSLSPDPGGVLASVLLVFRFPSADSRATSLGHVNRVLRRRLQTTSSFLNVDLSTLRLTGLNKENGENLLNNCCGIRRQAFSFAGVERIVGGQRARDGEWPWQASIQLDGIHRCGASVISNTWLVTAAHCFRGRRDPRRWTASFGILLRPPKQRRFVRRIIVHEEYSDFVLDHEHDVAVVQLASPIEFTSDVHSVCLPEASHNFPENTTCFVTGWGAMENDGYGVNNLRQAEVKIIGTSTCNRREVYGGAISPGMLCAGYLEGQVDACQGDSGGPLVNVNSRGIWYLVGIVSWGDECGKENKPGVYTRVTYYRNWIYAKTGI